Proteins found in one Aneurinibacillus uraniidurans genomic segment:
- a CDS encoding GTP pyrophosphokinase, whose protein sequence is MDDRSWEQFLIPYEQAVEELKVKFRSIRKELKKRNEYSPIEFVTGRIKKISSILEKAHKLNVPLDQLEEIEDITGIRIMCQFVQDIERVVELVHQRSGKDMTIVYEKDYINNQKPSGYRSHHIIIRYPVQTAHGEKEILAEIQIRTLAMNFWATIEHSLSYKYEGNIPDDIRERLRTTAEAAHLLDTEMSEIRDEIRDAQQMFEYKSNMVSRILQGIENLYQRGFVVEATAFQNEFREIRARGDVIELRQLSRTIQAKIIEVKRLEKRSRQAEEEKEREM, encoded by the coding sequence GTGGATGACAGAAGCTGGGAGCAATTCCTCATTCCGTATGAACAGGCCGTAGAGGAATTGAAGGTGAAGTTTCGCAGTATTCGCAAAGAGTTAAAAAAGCGTAACGAATATTCGCCGATTGAGTTTGTAACAGGCCGGATTAAAAAAATATCAAGCATTTTAGAGAAAGCGCACAAGTTAAATGTTCCGCTTGATCAGCTTGAAGAAATTGAAGATATAACTGGAATTCGTATCATGTGTCAGTTCGTGCAGGATATTGAGCGTGTGGTTGAACTTGTTCATCAGCGCAGTGGCAAAGACATGACGATTGTATATGAGAAGGATTACATAAATAATCAGAAGCCAAGTGGATATCGAAGCCATCACATTATTATCCGTTATCCGGTACAGACTGCGCACGGGGAGAAGGAAATTTTGGCCGAGATTCAAATCCGTACGCTGGCGATGAATTTCTGGGCGACGATTGAGCACTCGTTGAGTTATAAATATGAAGGAAATATTCCAGACGATATTCGAGAGCGTCTGCGTACGACGGCAGAAGCTGCTCATTTGCTTGATACGGAGATGTCGGAAATTCGTGATGAGATTCGTGATGCGCAGCAGATGTTTGAATACAAGTCGAACATGGTATCCCGTATTTTGCAAGGGATCGAGAATTTGTATCAGCGTGGTTTTGTCGTGGAGGCGACTGCTTTTCAGAATGAGTTCCGTGAGATTCGTGCCCGTGGTGATGTGATAGAGCTACGCCAGTTATCGCGTACGATTCAGGCGAAAATTATTGAGGTGAAGCGTCTGGAGAAGCGAAGCAGACAGGCGGAGGAAGAGAAGGAAAGAGAGATGTGA